The genomic DNA GGTTCATCCGGGCAGGCGTGGGCCGCGACGCGCGATACGGGATATCGGGCGAGCGCCGCAACGAACCCGGTGGGCCGATTTGGCCCACCGAAGGCTAAGGTTCTTTTGCGCCGTGGCGGTGTTGCGGCTGTTGGCCGATGCACCACATCGCCCGGCGAGCCGCGCCTGGCCACGGCGCAAAATCATCCCGGTCAAATGGTTTCCTATAACCATGAACCGCTCTAGAGCGCGGGGACAAGGAGGCTGACATGAGCGATAAGAGCGATCTTTTGAAGCGGGCGCAGGCGTGGCGCGAGGCCGGCCGCGAGGTTGCCATCGCCACCGTGGTCTCGACCTGGGGCTCGGCGCCGCGTCCGGCCGGCAGCCAGCTCGTCATCGACGGGGAAGGCAATTTCGAGGGCTCGGTGTCGGGCGGCTGCGTCGAGGGCGCCGTCGTCACCGAGGCGAAGGAGGTCCTGGAGAGCGCCAAGCCCAAGCTGTTGGAGTTCGGCGTCGCCGACGAGACGGCGTGGCAGGTGGGGCTTTCCTGCGGCGGCAAGATCCGC from Hyphomicrobiales bacterium includes the following:
- a CDS encoding XdhC family protein, translating into MSDKSDLLKRAQAWREAGREVAIATVVSTWGSAPRPAGSQLVIDGEGNFEGSVSGGCVEGAVVTEAKEVLESAKPKLLEFGVADETAWQVGLSCGGKIRVYVEKLD